Proteins encoded together in one Diabrotica undecimpunctata isolate CICGRU chromosome 3, icDiaUnde3, whole genome shotgun sequence window:
- the LOC140436090 gene encoding uncharacterized protein has translation MDSAKLVERGCLVMVIAAVNPIGNLLLPMIIFPRVHFKERMLFGRPVGCIGTAYQSGWSNEESFLMFLDHFMNAVKSSKDERLLLLLDNHQIHFSPTIFDKASDRGIVIATFPTHKSNRLQPLDHHYMVD, from the coding sequence ATGGATAGTGCCAAATTAGTAGAACGAGGATGCTTGGTCATGGTTATTGCTGCCGTAAATCCAATTGGTAATTTATTACTTCCCATGATAATATTTCCACGGGTTCATTTTAAAGAAAGAATGCTGTTTGGTAGACCGGTAGGATGTATTGGCACAGCATATCAATCGGGTTGGTCCAACGAAGAGTCCTTCTTGATGTTTTTGGACCATTTTATGAATGCCGTCAAAAGCTCAAAAGACGAACGTTTACTACTATTACTCGATAACCATCAGATACATTTCTCTCCAACGATTTTTGACAAAGCATCTGATCGAGGTATTGTCATTGCGACTTTCCCTACTCATAAGTCAAACAGGCTACAACCCTTGGACCATCATTATATGGTCGATTGA